In one window of Aedes aegypti strain LVP_AGWG unplaced genomic scaffold, AaegL5.0 Primary Assembly AGWG_AaegL5_hic_scaff_771_PBJ_arrow, whole genome shotgun sequence DNA:
- the LOC5579217 gene encoding protein windbeutel — MHRLVSILLLTFLLGLSWASNGCVELDKLSFDRIVKRFRYTLVKFDVAFPYGEKHEAFINFALESNEALDDLLFALVGIKDYGEKENADLGKRFKIPEKYPVIKLFNNETLDKYVDYPEDDPITVESLRKFISANTDLYIGLPGCLKEVDELAAKFSCPKKSKDALAQIVSEVEQMEGLYEAEKAHKSFQIYLTLMRKMAQLDKSVQEFIASEKDRVRNLLKGKISDNKKADLNLRLNIMESFKSGRILDKAASDEL; from the exons ATGCACCGACTAGTATCAATCCTGCTTTtaacatttttacttgggctGAGTTGGGCATCAAATGGCTGTGTAGAATTGGACAAGTTGAGTTTCGATAGAATAGTCAAGAGATTCAGATACACTTTGGTTAAGTTCGACGTTGCATTCCCGTATGGAGAAAAGCATGAAGCATTCATTAACTTTGCTTTGGAATCAAATGAGGCTCTTG ATGATCTGCTTTTCGCCTTGGTCGGAATAAAGGACTATGGAGAAAAAGAAAACGCAGACCTGGGAAAGCGTTTCAAAATTCCTGAAAAGTATCCCGTCATAAAGCTCTTCAACAATGAAACGCTGGACAAGTACGTAGACTATCCGGAAGATGATCCCATTACGGTCGAAAGCCTGCGCAAATTTATCAGTGCGAATACCGATCTGTACATTGGATTGCCGGGCTGTCTGAAGGAGGTAGACGAGCTGGCTGCCAAGTTCTCCTGcccgaaaaaatcaaaagatgCCCTAGCTCAGATTGTGTCCGAAGTGGAGCAAATGGAAGGCCTTTACGAAGCGGAAAAGGCACACAAATCGTTCCAAATCTATCTAACGTTGATGAGGAAAATGGCCCAATTGGACAAATCGGTCCAAGAGTTCATTGCAAGCGAGAAGGATCGCGTGCGAAATCTGCTGAAGGGTAAAATCAGTGACAACAAGAAAGCTGATCTCAACTTAAGACTGAATATAATGGAATCGTTCAAGTCAGGGAGAATTCTGGACAAGGCTGCAAGTGATGAATTATAA